The following are from one region of the Littorina saxatilis isolate snail1 linkage group LG2, US_GU_Lsax_2.0, whole genome shotgun sequence genome:
- the LOC138958620 gene encoding eukaryotic translation initiation factor 3 subunit L-like, with the protein MWANAEMDADYDYVGYYGGGGGGGSGGGGGHDYDGSHTGDPRQDMEYERQFQSSYIVPEVIKNFLVFFQKSVNDQNLFEVQNCYENGFNKLTDRFFKNTPWPEADVIAPIVGNDGIFLILYKELYYRHVYARVQSGPSLEQRFESYYNYCNLFNYILNADGPVPLELPNQWLWDIIDEFIYQFQSFSQYRSKVSKKSEDEIEVLRTNPKIWNVHSVLNVLHSLVEKSNINRQLEIYASGGDPDSVSGEFGQNSLYKMLGYFSLIGLLRLHSLLGDYYQALKVLENIDFHKKNLYSRVPSCQITTFYYVGFAYMMMRRYQDAIRTFANILLYIQRTKQMFQNRAQLYDQITKNNDKMYTMLAICLVLHPMRIDESVHSHLREKYADKQLRMQKCDMAEFEQCFSFACPKFLSPVPPNFDMMTDTFHKEPFKLQLRVFLEEVAQQIQIPTIRSYLKLYTTLPIAKLAAFMEVTEEALRTQLMCFKHKMKNLVWTKGTSCLEGEFQSASEVDFYVDGNMIHIADTKVARRYGDFFIRQIHKFEEITRNLQQTAVAAK; encoded by the exons ATGTGGGCGAACGCCGAAATGGACGCAGAT tACGATTATGTTGGGTActatggaggaggaggaggaggcggcAGTGGTGGAGGAGGGGGACATGACTATGATGGATCGCATACAG GCGACCCACGCCAGGACATGGAGTATGAACGTCAGTTCCAGAGCAGCTACATTGTGCCAGAAGTGATCAAGAATTTCCTGGTCTTCTTTCAGAAAAGTGTCAATGATCAGAACCTCTTTGAGGTGCAGAACTGCTATGAGAATGG ATTCAACAAGCTGACTGACCGTTTCTTCAAGAACACACCCTGGCCTGAGGCAGACGTTATAGCTCCTATCGTTGGAAACG atGGAATTTTCCTGATCTTGTACAAGGAGCTGTACTACAGGCATGTCTATGCTCGTGTTCAG AGTGGACCTTCGCTGGAACAGCGTTTTGAGTCCTACTACAACTACTGCAACCTGTTCAACTACATTCTGA ATGCTGATGGCCCTGTACCTCTAGAACTGCCCAACCAGTGGTTGTGGGACATCATTGATGAGTTCATTTACCAG TTCCAGTCATTCAGCCAGTACCGCAGCAAAGTCAGCAAGAAGTCTGAGGATGAGATTGAGGTGCTCAGGACCAACCCCAAG ATCTGGAACGTGCACAGTGTGCTGAACGTCTTGCACTCGCTGGTGGAAAAATCCAACATCAACAGGCAACTGGAGATCTATGCTAGTGGAG GTGACCCTGACAGTGTGTCTGGAGAGTTTGGACAGAACTCGCTGTACAAGATGCTGGGGTACTTCAGTCTGATCGGACTTCTGCGTCTCCACTCACTCCTGGGAGATTACTACCAGGCCCTCAAGGTCTTGGAGAACATTGACTTCCACAAGAAG AACCTGTACTCTCGCGTACCCTCGTGTCAGATCACAACGTTCTACTATGTGGGCTTTGCTTACATGATGATGCGGCGCTACCAGGATGCCATCAGGACCTTTGCCAACATCCTCCTGTACATTCAGCGCACCAAGCAGATGTTCCAGAACCGGGCCCAGCTTTACGATCAG ATCACGAAGAACAATGACAAGATGTACACCATGCTGGCCATATGCCTGGTCCTGCACCCCATGCGCATCGACGAGAGTGTGCACTCCCACCTGAGGGAGAAGTACGCTGACAAGCAGCTTCGCATGCAGAAGTG TGATATGGCAGAGTTTGAGCAGTGCTTCTCCTTTGCCTGCCCCAAGTTCCTGTCGCCGGTTCCTCCCAACTTCGACATGATGACTGATACCTTCCACAAG GAGCCGTTCAAGCTACAGCTACGTGTGTTCCTGGAGGAGGTTGCACAACAGATCCAGATCCCTACCATCAGGAG TTACCTGAAGTTGTACACTACACTGCCTATCGCCAAGTTGGCTGCCTTCATGGAAGTG aCTGAGGAGGCTCTGCGTACTCAACTGATGTGCTTCAAG CACAAAATGAAGAATCTAGTGTGGACCAAGGGAACCAGCTGTCTGGAGGGGGAGTTTCAGTCAGCTTCTGAAGTTGACTTCTACGTGGATGGG AACATGATCCACATTGCGGACACCAAGGTGGCGCGTCGCTATGGTGATTTCTTCATCCGTCAGATTCACAAGTTTGAGGAG ATCACCAGAAATTTACAACAGACCGCTGTTGCAGCCAAATGA